GCACAAGGTTATACCGAACTGGAGGTATCCGTTGTTGATTTTTCAGAGGAAAAAGAAAAGTTTGCGAACCTTGCCTTAAACAAAGTGAGTGGCAATTGGGATGATGAAAAACTTGCTTCTCTTTTTATGGAACTTGAACATAGTGATTTGAATCTTGGCAGCGGATTTGACCAGAACGAGATTGATTTATTGATAAAACAATTTACGGACCAAGATGATGAAATGACCGAGTTTTTCAATCAAGAACTCTCTTTAGAAACATTTGCAGAAGAAAACTTCGCATGCAAGTGCCCTAAGTGCGGTTTTTTGTTTGATCCAAAGGAGAAACCTCAATGAACGAGTGGCATTGGTCATTAAGTGATTTGAAAAAGGTTGAGAAACATAATTTCAAAGTGTTTAGCTGCTTCTCCTGTGGAGGGGGTTCTACAATGGGATATAAGTTGGCCGGGTTTGATGTTATGGGCAATGTGGAAATTGACCCCGAAATGATGACCCTATACAAGAACAATCATCATCCAAAGTTCCCTTTTTTAATGGGCGTTCAACAATTTAAAGAAATCCCGAATAGTGCACTTCCTGACGAGTTGTTTAATCTAGATATTTTAGATGGCTCTCCACCTTGCAGTGTTTTTTCGGTTGCAGGTAAAAGAGAAGCAAAATGGGGAGATGCTTACCACTTTAGAGAAGGTCAAGCAAAGCAACGATTAGATGATTTATTTTTCGATTTTATTGATGTTGCCGAGAAGCTCCGACCTAAAGTTGTCGTTGCTGAGAATGTGAAGGGAATGCTAATTGGGCAGGCGAAGGGCTTTCTTACGCTTATTGCCAAAGCATTTGATGAGATTGGGTATACACTGCAATTATTCTTGTTAAATAGTGCATCTATGGGCGTACCCCAACGCAGGGAGAGAGTCTTTTTTATTGCTCATCGAAAAGAATTAAATTTCCCTAAGTTATCACTGCCATTTAATGAAAAGCCGATTTTATATAAAGAAATCAGATCTGGTAGAGGGAAAGCACTGAATCCTCAAACAGTCACGTATCAGCGGTGGTTGAAAAGGCGCCCTATCGATAACAATATTGGCGATATTACAAAGCGCACAGAAGGTAAAGATCGTTCATTCAATACTGTATTTGTCAAAGATAATAAAGTTCCATATACAATAGCGAGTAATTCACAGTTCATCAGATATGATGAGCCTTTTTTTATTAGTGAGATGGATATAATCAGAATACAAAGTTTTCCCTATGATTATGATTTTGGAAGTTCTAACATTCAATATGTATGTGGCATGAGTGTTCCGCCGATTATGATGAAAAAAATCGCTGAACAAATATACCTTCAATGGTTTAAATAAAAAGAGAGAGGTGCGCTAACACCTCCCTGAAATAGAGTGCCGAATACCGGCAGAGATAGCGTTACACCGTGCACGGTTTTACTCAAGGCGCTATCTCACTTTCATTATAGGTGAGAGGTCGGTAGGAGGCAATGAAAAATACAAACAAATGTTCTGTATCTATAAAAGAAGACGACTTATTACTGCAACATGAAATAAGCATGGCTGAAAGTATTAATGAATCAAAAGAACGTTATAGAAAAATCGTACAAGCAGGGATAGCTCAATGGGTAAAAGACTTCAAGGACGGTCTTATCAAAGTATCGACTGTGGATGATTTAAAAAAACTAATCGAGCTAGACATC
This genomic interval from Lysinibacillus sphaericus contains the following:
- a CDS encoding ParB N-terminal domain-containing protein, with the protein product MKIISIPVEKINPAPYNPRLDLQPGDEEFEKLARSIKDFGYIDPLIWNERTGNLISGHQRFKILLAQGYTELEVSVVDFSEEKEKFANLALNKVSGNWDDEKLASLFMELEHSDLNLGSGFDQNEIDLLIKQFTDQDDEMTEFFNQELSLETFAEENFACKCPKCGFLFDPKEKPQ
- a CDS encoding DNA cytosine methyltransferase; the encoded protein is MNEWHWSLSDLKKVEKHNFKVFSCFSCGGGSTMGYKLAGFDVMGNVEIDPEMMTLYKNNHHPKFPFLMGVQQFKEIPNSALPDELFNLDILDGSPPCSVFSVAGKREAKWGDAYHFREGQAKQRLDDLFFDFIDVAEKLRPKVVVAENVKGMLIGQAKGFLTLIAKAFDEIGYTLQLFLLNSASMGVPQRRERVFFIAHRKELNFPKLSLPFNEKPILYKEIRSGRGKALNPQTVTYQRWLKRRPIDNNIGDITKRTEGKDRSFNTVFVKDNKVPYTIASNSQFIRYDEPFFISEMDIIRIQSFPYDYDFGSSNIQYVCGMSVPPIMMKKIAEQIYLQWFK